In Terriglobales bacterium, the genomic stretch ATCAAGCACGTCACGAGTGTTTATCCCGTAGCGCGCAATTTGGTCGCGTTTGACGTTCACGCGAAGATATGGCAATCCGCCAGTCTGCTCGGCCTTCACGTCCGCTGCGCCAGGAATCTGCGACACCACTCGGACAATCTCGTCTGCTTTCTGCCGAAGCATGTCGAGATCGCTACCGTACAGCGTAATTGCGACATCGGAGCGAACGCCGGCGATCAGCTCTTGCATTCGCAGCTCGATTGGTTGCGAATAGCTAAAGATGTTGCCCGGAACCTTATCCTTGAGCGCTTTGTCGAAGGCTTCGATAAGGCCCTCACGGTTCGATGCTGTCTTCCATTCGTCATGCGGCTTCAGGATCACGTATACGTCGCTGACTTCGACACCCATGGGGTCGGTGGCAATCTCTGCCCGCCCCGTACGCGACACCACCGTTTCGACTTCGGGAAATTGCTTGAGAACCTTCTCCACCATCGTTGTACTGTGAACGGATTCAGACAAAGCAACGCTGGGCAGTCGCCACGTCTGAAGGGCAATCGTGCCTTCGTCTAGCCGGGGGATAAACTCTGCTCCCATGAATATCGCAGCAACGACTCCAACGACCAAAACAACGGTCGCTACTGCCGCCGTGAGTCCCGGACGGATCATGACTCTCTTCAGCCAAGGTATGTAGTGTTCCTTTACCTTGTGGATTAGCTTCGATTCTTCTTCCTTTACGTTCTTCGCCAGGAAAAAGGAACTGAGCACGGGCATGAGAGTGAGTGCAAACACCAACGAGGCGATCAAGGCAAAGATGACCGTCAAGGCCATCGGCCGAAACATCTTTCCCTCCACTCCTTCGAGTGTGAGGATGGGGACGTAGACGACAATGATGATCAGAACTGCGAAAAATACGGGGCGCGCTACCTCGCGTGCCGAGTCGAGTACGACGGTGAAGTTGTTTTTCTCTCCACGCGATTTTGCCTCGGCCAGGTGACGAATGATGTTTTCGACCATCACCACCGAACCATCTACGATGAGACCGAAATCGATGGCGCCGAGACTCATCAGATTTCCGCTGATGCCGAACCACACCATGCCGGCAAATGCCGCAAGCATGGAGAGTGGAATAGCGGCGGCAACGATCAATGCTCCTCTGATATTGCCGAGGAGCAGCAATAGGATGACAATGACGAGCAGAGCACCTTCTACGAGGTTTTTCTCTACAGTCTTAATGGTTTGCTGGACGAGATGTGTGCGGTCGTAATAGGTATCAACCGTCACACCCTGTGGCAGGGTCTTCTGAATTTCTAGTAGTTTCTTGTCGACCTGGTTAGCAACGACGCGTGAGTTTTCTCCAATCAACATCATCACCACGCCCGTCACGACCTCACCGCGACCGTCCCGCGTCGCAGCGCCCTGCCGCAGCATTGGAGCGAACTGCACATTTCCCAAATTCTTGATGTAAACGGGCGTGCCGTTCTTTGTAGCTCCGACAACTATGTTGCCAATGTCCTCCAATGATCCAACCAGCCCCTCACCCCGTACTACATATTGCTCCTGATTGTGCTCGATGTACCCACCGCCGGAGTTGAAGTTGTTCTTTTCCAGGGCTTCGAACACCTTCGAAAGCGGGATGTTGTAGCTAACAAGGCGGTTTGCATCCAGCTGAACCTCGTAAGTTTTTAGCTCGCCTCCGTAGCTGTTGACTTCGACAACGCCAGGAACAGATCGCAGGATCGGTGCAATGTCCCATTCCAAGATGCTGCGAAGTTCCATCAAAGATTTGCCATCACCGCGAACCTCGAACTGGTAGATCTCGCCAAGTCCCGTGCTGATCGGGCCCATCTCCGGCGTGCCAAAGCCTGCTGGGATAGCTTCCTTCGCCTGCGGCAGCCGTTCCATGACTAAACGTCGACAGAAGTACACGTCCATGCCTTCTTTGAAGAAGATCGTCACTGAAGAGAGACCGAATCGCGAAACAGAGCGGATTTCGGTAACGCCGGGAAGTCCGCTCATTGCCGTTTCGACTGGGAACGTTACGAGACGCTCGATCTCAAGTGGACCTAGTCCAGGGGAGTTGGTGAGGACCACGACTTGGTTTGGAGTAATGTCCGGTACGGCATCAATCGGCAGTG encodes the following:
- a CDS encoding CusA/CzcA family heavy metal efflux RND transporter codes for the protein MNRVVEFALRNRFLVIVFAVLVIAVGIWAMQALPIDAVPDITPNQVVVLTNSPGLGPLEIERLVTFPVETAMSGLPGVTEIRSVSRFGLSSVTIFFKEGMDVYFCRRLVMERLPQAKEAIPAGFGTPEMGPISTGLGEIYQFEVRGDGKSLMELRSILEWDIAPILRSVPGVVEVNSYGGELKTYEVQLDANRLVSYNIPLSKVFEALEKNNFNSGGGYIEHNQEQYVVRGEGLVGSLEDIGNIVVGATKNGTPVYIKNLGNVQFAPMLRQGAATRDGRGEVVTGVVMMLIGENSRVVANQVDKKLLEIQKTLPQGVTVDTYYDRTHLVQQTIKTVEKNLVEGALLVIVILLLLLGNIRGALIVAAAIPLSMLAAFAGMVWFGISGNLMSLGAIDFGLIVDGSVVMVENIIRHLAEAKSRGEKNNFTVVLDSAREVARPVFFAVLIIIVVYVPILTLEGVEGKMFRPMALTVIFALIASLVFALTLMPVLSSFFLAKNVKEEESKLIHKVKEHYIPWLKRVMIRPGLTAAVATVVLVVGVVAAIFMGAEFIPRLDEGTIALQTWRLPSVALSESVHSTTMVEKVLKQFPEVETVVSRTGRAEIATDPMGVEVSDVYVILKPHDEWKTASNREGLIEAFDKALKDKVPGNIFSYSQPIELRMQELIAGVRSDVAITLYGSDLDMLRQKADEIVRVVSQIPGAADVKAEQTGGLPYLRVNVKRDQIARYGINTRDVLDAVEAIGGKEVGQVLEGQKRFALQVRFEKSDRDAVEKIGNIKVADPQGRLIPISQLAELKVEEGPAQISRSDIHRRISVEANVRGRDLSSFIKDAQAAVGSKVSLPTGYWITWGGQFENLERATQRLMIVVPLSMFLIFILLYTTFNTMRPALLIFLNVPIAASGGILALALRGLPLSISAGVGFIAVSGIAVLNGVVLISYILQRRREGAPLEDAVTEGAITRLRPVLMTALVASLGFVPMALATSAGAEVQRPLATVVIGGLVTSTLLTLFVLPTLYRWFEARREEVEI